The following proteins are co-located in the Cupriavidus pauculus genome:
- the phnG gene encoding phosphonate C-P lyase system protein PhnG — MQNETAGPADAANTARAAWLRVLALAQSDALDAACARLFAAAPAPGYRLLRKPESGMAMVRARAGGTGAQFNLGEMSVTRCAVVLDTPDTPDAQAIAGMAYVQGRGQRHAEQAALLDALLQRPDWHQRVQDAVIAPLAQAMADRAARQAATAAQTRVEFFTMARGDD, encoded by the coding sequence ATGCAGAATGAAACCGCCGGCCCGGCCGATGCGGCGAATACAGCGCGTGCCGCATGGCTGCGGGTGCTGGCGCTGGCCCAGTCCGATGCACTGGACGCCGCCTGCGCCCGGCTGTTCGCGGCCGCGCCCGCACCCGGCTACCGCCTGCTGCGCAAGCCGGAATCGGGCATGGCCATGGTGCGCGCCCGGGCCGGCGGCACCGGCGCCCAGTTCAACCTTGGCGAGATGTCCGTCACGCGCTGCGCCGTGGTGCTGGACACCCCGGACACTCCGGACGCCCAGGCCATCGCGGGCATGGCCTACGTGCAGGGCCGCGGCCAGCGCCATGCCGAACAGGCCGCGCTGCTCGACGCCCTGCTGCAGCGGCCCGACTGGCACCAGCGCGTGCAGGACGCCGTGATCGCCCCGCTGGCCCAGGCCATGGCCGACCGCGCTGCGCGGCAGGCCGCCACGGCGGCGCAAACCCGCGTCGAATTCTTCACGATGGCCCGCGGAGACGACTGA
- the phnH gene encoding phosphonate C-P lyase system protein PhnH, with product MPPTDSPMTATPHARATPSLLPGFDNPVDDAQAVFRATLDAFAHPGRLQTLPAASGQPDGLSPTLTALLLTLADPDTPVWLPASVPAAARAFLRFHCGCPLVDAVADATFVCVPAGHAMPALADCAQGLPDYPDRSATLLVEVASLHDGDALTLRGPGIETTQPLRMRGLPDDFRAAWRANNARFPLGVDLLLASGPHFCAMTRTTQVED from the coding sequence ATGCCCCCCACCGATAGCCCGATGACCGCCACGCCCCACGCCCGCGCCACGCCGTCGCTGCTGCCCGGCTTCGACAACCCGGTGGACGACGCGCAGGCCGTGTTCCGCGCCACGCTCGACGCGTTCGCGCATCCCGGCCGGCTGCAGACCCTGCCCGCCGCCAGCGGCCAGCCCGACGGCCTGTCGCCCACGCTGACCGCCCTGCTGCTGACGCTGGCCGATCCCGACACGCCGGTCTGGCTGCCCGCCAGCGTGCCCGCAGCCGCCCGCGCGTTCCTGCGCTTCCACTGCGGCTGCCCGCTGGTCGATGCCGTGGCCGACGCCACGTTCGTCTGCGTGCCGGCCGGCCACGCCATGCCCGCGCTGGCCGACTGCGCGCAGGGCCTGCCCGACTATCCCGACCGCTCGGCCACGCTGCTCGTCGAGGTGGCGTCGCTGCACGACGGCGACGCGCTGACGCTGCGCGGCCCCGGCATCGAGACCACCCAGCCGCTGCGCATGCGCGGCCTGCCCGACGACTTCCGCGCGGCCTGGCGTGCCAACAACGCCCGCTTTCCGCTCGGCGTGGACCTGCTGCTGGCCAGCGGGCCGCACTTCTGCGCCATGACGCGCACCACGCAGGTGGAGGACTGA
- the phnL gene encoding phosphonate C-P lyase system protein PhnL, translating into MMQADTAKLVEVRGLGKMFTLHNQGGIRLPVLQAIDFDASRGECLVLSGRSGTGKSTLLRCLYGNYLATEGTIRLRDTSAPGEPWVALTGAPEQQVLGLRRDVIGYVSQFLRAIPRVSALDVVADPLQQRGASHEEARARAAVLLERLNLPRRLWDLPPATFSGGEQQRVNIARGLIGGHPVLLLDEPTASLDADNRAVVIALIREALAEGRALIGIFHDEAVRDAVATRALPLQPVVAANA; encoded by the coding sequence ATGATGCAAGCAGATACCGCCAAGCTGGTCGAGGTGCGCGGCCTCGGCAAGATGTTCACGTTGCACAACCAGGGCGGCATCCGGCTGCCCGTGCTGCAGGCAATCGACTTCGACGCGTCGCGCGGCGAATGCCTGGTGCTGTCCGGCCGCTCGGGCACCGGCAAGAGCACGCTGCTGCGCTGCCTCTACGGCAACTACCTGGCCACCGAAGGCACGATCCGGCTGCGCGACACCAGCGCGCCCGGCGAGCCGTGGGTGGCCCTGACCGGCGCGCCCGAGCAGCAGGTGCTAGGGCTGCGGCGCGACGTGATCGGCTACGTCTCGCAGTTCCTGCGCGCCATCCCGCGCGTGTCCGCGCTGGACGTGGTGGCCGATCCGCTGCAGCAGCGCGGCGCCAGCCACGAGGAAGCGCGCGCCCGCGCGGCCGTGCTGCTGGAACGGCTGAACCTGCCGCGCCGGCTCTGGGACCTGCCGCCCGCCACGTTCTCGGGCGGCGAGCAGCAGCGCGTGAACATCGCGCGCGGGCTGATCGGCGGGCACCCGGTGCTGCTGCTGGACGAACCGACCGCCTCGCTCGACGCCGACAACCGCGCCGTGGTCATCGCCCTGATCCGCGAAGCACTGGCCGAGGGCCGCGCGCTGATCGGCATCTTCCACGACGAGGCCGTGCGCGACGCCGTGGCCACGCGCGCGCTGCCGCTGCAACCCGTGGTGGCCGCCAACGCATGA
- the phnK gene encoding phosphonate C-P lyase system protein PhnK, with the protein MNATPLLSVRSLTHTWDGTHGCHDVSFDLYPGEVLCVVGESGSGKSTLLQALSMQVRAQRGSVHYDMRETGLTDLASLSSARMRLLARTDWGFVRQHARDGLRMQVSAGANIAERLMAVGHRHYGDLREIAGAWLEKMEIDLARLDDVPGTFSGGMQQRLQIARNLVTHPRLVFMDEPTASLDVSVQARLLDLMRRLVTDLGLAAVLVTHDLAVARLLAHRTLVMQGGRVVEQGLTDQILDDPQHPYTQLLVSSILQG; encoded by the coding sequence ATGAACGCCACACCGCTGCTGTCCGTCCGCAGCCTGACCCACACGTGGGACGGCACGCACGGCTGCCATGACGTCAGCTTCGACCTGTATCCGGGCGAGGTGCTCTGCGTGGTTGGCGAATCGGGCTCCGGCAAGAGCACGCTGCTGCAGGCACTGTCGATGCAGGTGCGCGCCCAGCGCGGCAGCGTGCACTACGACATGCGCGAGACCGGGCTGACCGACCTCGCGTCGCTGTCCAGCGCGCGCATGCGGCTGCTGGCCCGCACCGACTGGGGCTTCGTGCGCCAGCACGCCCGCGACGGCCTGCGCATGCAGGTCAGCGCCGGCGCCAACATCGCCGAGCGGCTGATGGCCGTGGGCCACCGCCACTATGGCGACCTGCGCGAGATTGCCGGCGCGTGGCTGGAGAAGATGGAAATCGACCTGGCCCGGCTGGACGACGTGCCGGGCACGTTCTCGGGCGGCATGCAGCAGCGGCTGCAGATTGCGCGCAACCTGGTCACCCATCCGCGCCTGGTCTTCATGGACGAGCCCACCGCGTCGCTGGACGTGTCGGTGCAGGCCCGCCTGCTGGACCTGATGCGCCGCCTGGTGACCGACCTGGGCCTGGCCGCCGTGCTGGTCACGCACGACCTGGCCGTGGCGCGGCTGCTGGCCCACCGCACGCTCGTGATGCAGGGCGGCCGCGTGGTGGAACAGGGCCTGACCGACCAGATTCTCGACGACCCGCAGCACCCGTACACCCAGCTGCTGGTTTCCTCCATCCTGCAGGGCTGA
- a CDS encoding alpha-D-ribose 1-methylphosphonate 5-triphosphate diphosphatase, with product MSSTYLTHATLVLPDRVLHDSALLIADGQIAAIEPAAAPAGAQVIDLRGHTVMPGLIDVHCDAIEKEVEPRANVLFPLDFAVAQVDRRNAAAGITTPYHALSFASNQFGVRNNDTAATLVRTVAAYNRHGLVDNRIHCRYEVTDAAAVPVLEALMAEGVVDLLSVMDHSPGQGQFKTLDAYLSYMMGNHGMSRDEAADAAARKTAELDGATERVNRLVAQAHALGIPTASHDDDSPQRIAAMQALGVRMSEFPINLETARAASAHRLPTILGAPNVLRGKSQSGSMRAIDAIQAGVGNILCSDYQPSTLIAAAFAASGLAGLPLNDALALVTANPADACLLADRGRLLPGQRADVIAVASVADQPLVTHTWSAGRLVFAAGYPAVQHAAPREGALQAVA from the coding sequence ATGTCCTCCACCTACCTGACGCACGCCACGCTGGTCCTGCCCGACCGTGTGCTGCATGACAGCGCCCTGCTGATCGCCGATGGCCAGATCGCCGCCATCGAACCGGCCGCGGCCCCCGCCGGCGCGCAAGTGATCGACCTGCGCGGCCACACCGTGATGCCGGGCTTGATCGACGTCCACTGCGACGCCATCGAAAAGGAAGTGGAACCGCGCGCCAACGTGCTGTTCCCGCTCGACTTTGCCGTGGCGCAGGTGGACCGCCGCAACGCCGCGGCCGGCATCACCACGCCGTACCACGCGCTGTCGTTCGCCAGCAACCAGTTCGGCGTGCGCAACAACGACACGGCCGCCACGCTGGTGCGCACCGTGGCCGCCTACAACCGGCACGGGCTGGTCGACAACCGCATCCACTGCCGCTACGAGGTGACCGACGCGGCGGCCGTGCCGGTGCTGGAGGCGCTGATGGCCGAAGGCGTGGTGGACCTGCTGTCGGTCATGGACCACTCGCCCGGCCAGGGCCAGTTCAAGACGCTCGACGCGTACCTGTCGTACATGATGGGCAACCACGGCATGAGCCGCGACGAGGCCGCCGACGCGGCCGCGCGCAAGACCGCCGAGCTGGACGGCGCCACCGAGCGCGTGAACCGCCTGGTGGCGCAGGCCCACGCGCTGGGCATCCCGACGGCCAGCCATGACGACGATTCGCCGCAGCGCATTGCCGCCATGCAGGCGCTGGGCGTGCGCATGAGCGAGTTTCCGATCAACCTGGAGACGGCGCGCGCCGCGTCGGCGCATCGGCTGCCGACCATCCTGGGCGCGCCCAACGTGCTGCGCGGCAAAAGCCAGAGCGGGTCGATGCGGGCCATCGACGCCATCCAGGCCGGCGTGGGCAACATCCTCTGCTCGGACTACCAGCCGTCGACGCTCATTGCCGCCGCGTTTGCCGCGTCGGGGCTGGCCGGGCTGCCGCTGAACGACGCGCTGGCGCTGGTCACCGCCAATCCGGCCGACGCCTGCCTGCTGGCCGACCGCGGCCGGCTGCTGCCGGGCCAGCGCGCCGACGTGATCGCCGTGGCCAGCGTGGCCGATCAGCCGCTGGTCACGCACACGTGGTCGGCCGGGCGGCTGGTGTTCGCGGCCGGCTATCCGGCCGTCCAGCA
- a CDS encoding carbon-phosphorus lyase complex subunit PhnI, which produces MYVAVKGGERAILNSYRMLDTYRRGDPSVPDVTLAQIREQMPLAVARVMAEGSLYDPHLAALALKQAAGDQIEAIFLLRAYRTTLARFGYTAPLDTGTMQLQRRISSTFKDVPGGQVLGPTYDYTQRLLDFTLEAGREPEPLPPSPAPLAASMPRVTGLLEAESLVEADTIPDGDPAPPDLTREPLSFPAGRPARLQNLARADEGFLLSMGYSTQRGYGNSHPFAAEIRYGSCEVEMFIEELGFAVTVGEVELTECQMVSQFAGNADEAPRLTRGYGLVFGYNERKAMSMALVDRAMRAAELGEAADNPANDIEFMLYHSDNVEASGFVQHLKLPHYVDFQANLELLRRLRAAQGEPAAQADQADQAAPSQPQPSPSQEESLA; this is translated from the coding sequence ATGTACGTAGCCGTCAAGGGTGGCGAGCGCGCCATCCTCAATTCCTACCGGATGCTGGACACCTATCGCCGCGGCGACCCGTCCGTGCCCGACGTCACGCTGGCGCAGATCCGCGAGCAAATGCCGCTGGCCGTGGCCCGCGTGATGGCCGAGGGCTCGCTGTACGACCCGCACCTGGCCGCGCTGGCGCTGAAGCAGGCGGCCGGCGACCAGATCGAGGCCATCTTCCTGCTGCGCGCGTACCGCACCACGCTGGCGCGCTTTGGCTACACCGCGCCGCTGGACACCGGCACCATGCAGTTGCAGCGCCGCATCTCGTCGACGTTCAAGGACGTGCCCGGCGGACAGGTGCTGGGGCCCACCTACGACTACACCCAGCGGCTGCTCGACTTCACGCTGGAAGCGGGCCGCGAGCCGGAGCCGCTGCCGCCGTCGCCCGCGCCGCTGGCGGCCAGCATGCCGCGCGTGACCGGCCTGCTCGAAGCCGAATCGCTGGTCGAGGCCGACACGATCCCCGACGGCGACCCCGCCCCGCCCGACCTGACGCGCGAGCCGCTGTCCTTCCCGGCCGGGCGCCCGGCGCGGCTGCAGAACCTGGCCCGCGCAGACGAGGGCTTCCTGCTGTCGATGGGCTACTCCACGCAGCGTGGCTACGGCAACTCGCACCCGTTCGCGGCCGAGATCCGCTACGGAAGCTGCGAGGTCGAGATGTTCATCGAGGAGCTGGGCTTCGCGGTGACCGTGGGAGAGGTGGAGCTGACCGAGTGCCAGATGGTGAGCCAGTTCGCCGGCAACGCCGACGAGGCGCCGCGCCTGACGCGCGGCTACGGGCTGGTGTTCGGCTACAACGAGCGCAAGGCCATGTCGATGGCGCTGGTGGACCGCGCGATGCGGGCCGCCGAACTGGGCGAGGCCGCCGACAACCCCGCCAACGACATCGAGTTCATGCTGTACCACAGCGACAACGTCGAGGCGTCGGGCTTCGTCCAGCACCTGAAGCTGCCGCACTACGTCGACTTCCAGGCCAACCTGGAACTGCTGCGCCGGCTGCGCGCCGCGCAGGGCGAGCCGGCGGCCCAGGCCGACCAGGCCGACCAGGCCGCCCCATCGCAACCGCAACCGTCGCCATCGCAAGAGGAGTCGCTGGCATGA
- a CDS encoding alpha-D-ribose 1-methylphosphonate 5-phosphate C-P-lyase PhnJ, producing MTAAHATPVTAPVARDDHYNFGYLDESTKRMLRRALLKAVAIPGYQVPFGSREMPLPYGWGTGGIQVTAAIIGRQDVLKVIDQGSDDTTNAINIRRFFGRVTGVQTTERTAEATIIQTRHRIPETKLRAGQTMVYQVPIPEPLRWLEPSETETRTMHALAEYGSMHVKLYEDIAHHGHIATTYDYPVIVNQRYMMRPSPIPKFDNPKLDRSPALMLFGAGREKRVYAVPPYTSVKSLDFVDHPFTVEKWSSCCAQCGATDSYLDEIITDDAGTRMFVCSDTEYCADRQAAQAVQTAAGGQP from the coding sequence ATGACCGCCGCCCACGCTACCCCCGTCACCGCCCCCGTGGCGCGCGACGACCACTACAACTTCGGCTACCTGGACGAATCGACCAAGCGCATGCTGCGCCGCGCGCTGCTCAAGGCCGTGGCCATTCCCGGCTACCAGGTGCCGTTCGGCAGCCGCGAGATGCCGCTGCCCTACGGCTGGGGCACCGGCGGCATCCAGGTGACCGCCGCCATCATCGGCCGGCAGGACGTGCTCAAGGTGATCGACCAGGGCTCCGACGACACCACGAACGCCATCAACATCCGCCGCTTCTTCGGCCGCGTGACCGGCGTGCAGACCACCGAGCGCACCGCCGAGGCGACGATCATCCAGACCCGCCACCGCATTCCCGAGACGAAGCTGCGCGCGGGCCAGACCATGGTCTACCAGGTGCCCATCCCCGAGCCGTTGCGCTGGCTGGAACCGAGCGAGACCGAAACACGCACGATGCACGCGCTGGCCGAGTATGGGTCCATGCACGTCAAGCTCTACGAGGACATCGCCCACCATGGCCATATCGCCACGACGTACGACTACCCGGTCATCGTCAACCAGCGCTACATGATGCGCCCGTCGCCAATCCCCAAGTTCGACAACCCCAAGCTGGACCGCAGCCCGGCGCTGATGCTGTTCGGCGCCGGCCGCGAGAAGCGCGTGTACGCGGTGCCGCCGTACACGTCGGTCAAGAGCCTGGACTTCGTGGACCACCCGTTCACCGTCGAGAAGTGGTCGAGCTGCTGCGCGCAGTGCGGCGCCACCGACAGCTACCTGGACGAGATCATCACCGACGATGCCGGCACGCGCATGTTCGTGTGCTCGGACACCGAGTACTGCGCCGACCGCCAGGCCGCGCAGGCCGTGCAGACCGCCGCCGGAGGCCAGCCATGA